From Brienomyrus brachyistius isolate T26 chromosome 18, BBRACH_0.4, whole genome shotgun sequence, one genomic window encodes:
- the LOC125713160 gene encoding mid1-interacting protein 1-like: MMQINSEFSSHRHSLLNVMNRFIAAANNMDETIMVPSLLRDVPLEDQGPMEDGNHGDEPSYQGKQRDMYEHYLLLKSIKNDMEWGLLKRELGGGTSFLEMTVRQEEPWQPRVEGVDASEGTSDLEGQFHYHLRGLFGVLSKLTLQADHLTNRYKREIGGGDLMR, translated from the coding sequence ATGATGCAAATCAACAGTGAGTTTTCCAGCCACAGACACTCGCTGCTCAATGTGATGAACCGTTTCATCGCCGCTGCCAACAACATGGATGAGACCATCATGGTGCCCAGCCTGCTGCGAGATGTTCCACTGGAGGACCAGGGCCCGATGGAGGACGGAAACCATGGCGATGAGCCCAGTTACCAAGGCAAGCAGCGGGACATGTATGAGCACTACCTCCTGTTGAAGTCCATCAAGAACGACATGGAATGGGGGCTGCTCAAAAGAGAGCTTGGTGGTGGCACCAGCTTCCTGGAGATGACCGTCAGACAGGAGGAGCCTTGGCAGCCGAGGGTGGAGGGGGTGGACGCGTCTGAAGGCACGTCGGATCTGGAGGGCCAGTTCCATTACCACTTGCGTGGGCTGTTTGGGGTGCTGTCCAAACTCACTCTGCAAGCAGACCATCTCACTAACCGCTACAAACGGGAGATTGGGGGAGGAGACTTGATGAGATAA